The region TTTCGCTCGATCCTCCTCCGCTTCGCCGCCCGGCTCGGCTCAGTCCGCATCCTCGGCGCGGCAGGCGGGCGGATGGCGTCGAAGAGCAAGCCGGCCAATCGGCGTCGCGCCGCCTGGCGATTGCGCCATTGCGAGCGCGACTCGTCGGCCGAGACCCAGACGACCCCGTCGACGAGGCGGTCCCCGAGGCTCTCGACGACCCTGGCACGCTCGGTCTCGGTGAGTGCCGCCGAGCCCGCCACGTCGTAACCGAGCTCGGCCCTCGTGTTCGACCGGTTGGCGTGCTGCCCACCGGGACCACCCGTCGGACCGAAGCGCCACATGAGCTCGTCGGCGGCGATCGTGATGCCGGGCGCCACACGGAGGTCGTCCACGACGCCAGCGTATCGGCCGGTAGACCGGCTGGATCGCCTCGACCTGTATGAGACAATGAACGGTTCATGCGTACCGAGAGTCAGTCAGTGCTGCGCGAGGTGCTCCCTCCCGAGGAGCGGGTCATCGAGGCCGTCGTCGCCCGCTACCAGCGTGTCGCCCCGGCGGTGACGCGCTTCGCGCGGTCGCTGGCGGGCAACCCGGACCTCAACGTGCGCCTCGGCTCGCAGGCTTCTGCGACGGGCGACGACATCGTGATCGACCCGGGCGTCTTCCAGGCGGCCTATGCCAGGTCGGCACCGGTGACGCCGACGGAGGTGGCGCTGACGTCCGCCCTCCACGAGGTCGTGCACCTCATGGCGACCGACTTCGACGAGAAGCGGCCGATACCGAAGAGCTGGCTCCCGGAAGACAGGCCGCGCCTCGACGCAGAGGTCCGTCCCATCGAGGCTCCCCATCTCCTGTTCGCGGACGACGACGAATCCGACATCGAGCCTCCCGACGAAATCGCGGATGACGTCGACCACGACCAGCCGGTCAGCCTGCTGGCGGCGCTCGATGAGGCCGGGGGGCCTCCCGCCATCGCCGTGTTCCTCGGCCTGGAGGATGCCCGCCAGGAGTTGAAGTTCTTCTCGCTGTACCCGGGAGCCCGGTCCGTGCTCTCCGACCTCTACCGGGCCGCCGTCCCAGATGCGATGCGCCAGGCGAGGCCGCTCGGCCAGTTCGCCCTGGGAGCGTTCCTGCTCGTCGGCGGTTACTTCGAACGCGGCGAGCTCGAACGCCGGCTGGCCCCGCACGTGACCGCAGCCATCGGTGAGGCGGCCGACCTCTTCGACGACGTCGCCGAGGCGGAGGACCCCTGGGAGGTCGGCACCCTGAGCCTCGACCTCCTGGCGATCGCCAAACGGCACGGGCTCGTGACCGAGGTCGGCGCCTCGGACAACAGGACGACGCAGCGCGCCAAGCTCGAGTCGGACGAAGCGGCGATCTCGGAGAGCATGGACGCCGTGCGGATCGTCACCCCTCCCCTGCGCGACATGGACTCGTACGACCAGACGAGGCAGGCGGCGATGGCGGTCTCCGCCGAGCACGGCCACAAGGGCGAGGTCGACCAGGCGGGCGACCCCGCAACCGACCAGCTGGTGCGGGTGTCGCAGGCTCCCACCGTGTACCTCCCGACGGGTCAGCGCGGCAAGCTCGTCGTCTCCGGCTTCCCCGACCGGTTCCGCACGTTCGGGACCGATGGGAGGGCGCTGCTCATCGACGCCGCTCGGCAATGGGAGGTCGCCCAGCGGAGGGTCTCGGGCCAGTTGTACCCGCTGTTCCTCGCCAACCAGCGCCGCGGCCTCCGGTCGGGCTTCGACGCCGGCGACCTGTCGCCTCACGCCGCACTGCTGCTCGGTGCCGGGCTCTACGAGCGCATGTTCGAGCGGCGTGACCTGCCGACGAGGCGGAGTTATGGCGTGAGCCTCCTCGTCGATGGTTCGGCGAGCATGCTGCAGCCTCGGGCGATCGGCGGCGGCCGGCGGACGCCGTGGGCTCTGGCGGCCGCCACGCTCGGGGCGTGGACGCTGGCGCAGCTGTGCAGCGAGCTGCAGATCGACTTCGAGGTAGCCCTCTTCAACCGCTCGTTCCCGGCGACGGGAGACGACACGGAGACCTCGTTCGTCGAGCGACGCGCCAAGGCGACCGGAGGCCTGAGGCGCACCCAGGGCGGGGCCGCCGAGCGGCTCACGAGGACCGTCAACCACTACCTCGTCAAGCCGTTCGACATGAGGTGGCGGTCGGCGGAGGACGTGATGGCCGGCCTGTTCTGGACGGCCGCCAAGCCGCAGGAGGCATCGAGGCAGGTGCGCGTCTCCCCGATCGACGCCCCTCCCATCTCCATGTTCGACAAGGCGGCCAACGTCGACGAGTTCAACGTGGCGTACGCCGGCAAACGGCTGGCCGCCCGCCAGGCGGCCACCAGGATCCTCGTCGTGCTGGCAGACGGGATGACCCGCGGCTCCGTCCAGGCACTCGCCGCCTCCGTCGAAGCGGTCGAGGCCGGCGGTGCGGTGGTGCTCGGCATCGGGATCGGCGACGAGACCGTGCAGGCCGCCTACGCCAGGAACCAGGTCGTCGAGCGGCCGGACGAGCTGGCCCGGGCCATGGTCGACGGCGTTCGCTCGACCCTCTACAAGACGATCGCGGTGATGGGAGGGAACACCTGGTGGGCCCACTCCTCCGAGCGAGTCCTCAACGACCAACCAAGGAGTATGCATGCCTGAGACGGTGAAGTTCGAAGATCCGACCGGGGAAGGCAGGACGATCGAGCTCGAGGCCACCGAGCTGGCGGACGCCCTTCCCGATCGCGCCCTCCGGATCGAGCACATCCCGGAGCCCGATCCGTACTACGTCGACCTCGGCATGCTGTATCGACTGGCCCAGCTCGAGGAGGTTCGGCGGAGCCATTTCGACGATACGCCGCTCCACCTGGCGCTGCGCGGCCACATGGGAACCGGCAAGGACCACGACCTCGAGCAGTTCGCCGCCCTGCTGAAGATGCCCCACTACCGCATACCGTTGACCGGCGAGGTCCGGGACATCACGCTCATCGGCTCGGTGAAGCTCTACGGAGACGGCAAGGGTGGCACCGAGTCGCGCTGGGAGGACGGAGACATCACCAGGGCGTTGCGCGGCCCCGCCCTCATCAACCTCTCCGAGCTCAACGCGGCTGGGGCGGAGACCCTCTTCGCGCTCCACGGCCTCCTCGACCGCCACCAGGCACTCGAGCTGCCGACGGGCGAGATGATCAAGCTGCGGCCGGAGGTCCGGATCTTCGGGACGCTCAACCCGACCGACTTGCGCGACTACGCCGGCACCCAGACGCTCAACAAGGCCTTCGCCGACCGGTGGGTCATCTGGGAGAAGGGCTTCCCGACGGAGGAGCAACTGCTGGTCATGCTCCAGCGGCGTCACCCGGAGCTGTTGAACCAGTACGCCGAGCTGATCTCCCGGCTGGCCGGCGAGGTGAACGCCTCGTTCACCTCGGCGGACGCCAGGACCAGAGTCGAGACACCGATGAGCCTGCGAACGGTATTGGACCGGGTACCGGCGGGCTTACGCATGTTCGGGGAGGCAGGGGACCCGCTGCGACGTGCCTGGGAGGAGTTCGTTCTCCCCCACGTCGACGCCTTCGACCGCGACCACTACGAGACCGTATGGGCGGCAGTCGTCAGGACCGGGCCCAAAGCGAAACCGTTCGGGTGACGGTCACGATCCGCCCCGAGCGGCAGGGCGATGAGCCGGCGATCCGGCACGTCCACGCCGAGGCCTTCCGCAGTCGGGAAGCGCCTGCGGATGAACCCCCCGAGGTCGGTCTCGTCGACGGGTTGCGCCGCTCGGCTGCCTGGATCCCGGAGCTCTCCATGGTCGCCGTCGTCGATGACGCCGTCGTCGGACACGTGGTGACGACCCGCGCCCACGTCGAGGGCGATCCGGCCCTGGTGCTCGGGCCGATCGGCGTGCTCCCGAGCCATCAAGGCGCCGGTGTCGGGTCGGCCCTCATGGAAGCGACGATCGAAGTGGCCGACCACATCGGCGAGCCGCTCATCGTGCTGCTCGGATCGACGGACTACTACCCCCGGTTCGGTTTCGTACCGGCAGCGGCCATCGGCATCATCGCCCCGCACCCCGAGTGGGGCGACAACCTCCAGGCGCTCCCGCTGCACGCCTACCACCCGTTCGCCGGCCCGGTGCGCTTCCCGCCGCCATTCGACGAGCTGTGAGCGTCTCGGGGTGCCCGAACTGCGGGCGCCGTCACCTACCATCCGGGGCATGCCGTCATTCGACGTCGTCTCAGAGGTCGACATGCAGGAAGTACGCAACGCCGTCGACCAGGCGGCTCGCGAGATCGTGCAGCGTTACGACTTCAAGGGCACGGGCACCAGCGTCGAGCTGAAGGACGGCGAGATCGTCCTCGAGTCGTCCGCCGAGGGTCGCCTCGACGCGGCCGTCGACGTCCTCAAGGAGAAGCTCGTCAGACGCAAGGTGTCGCTCAAGTCACTCGCCGGCGGCGACGTGAAGCCTGCGGCGAGAGGTCGGGTGCGCACCGAGTTCACCCTCAACGAGGGCATCGCCCAGGACGCCGCCAAGGAGTTGTCGAAAGCCATCAGGGACAGCAAGCTCAAGGTCCAGGTGCAGATCCAGGGCGACCAGCTGCGGGTCCAGGGCAAGAAGCGGGACGACCTGCAGGAGGTCATCGCGCTGCTCAAGGGGCTCGACTACCGCCTCCCGCTCCAGTACACGAACTACCGGGATTGACCGTTCCGGCGTCCCGCTGTCGCATGGATGCGACGCCGGGACGCAAGAACGGAATCAGTCCCTCGCCTTGTGCCAGTCGAGGATCCTCCACGTGGGCATGAATCCGAGGCTGCGGTAGAGGGCGCTCGAGCCGGGGTTGGCCTCCTCGTACATCACGGTCGCCGTATCGAGCCGGGCGTCCTTCATCTCGTGCATGCCTGCCGCCAGCAGCGCCCTGCCGACCCCGATGCGGCGATGATCGGGATGGGTCGCCAGCGGCTCGAAGAGGCCGAGCCCCGTCGCCCTGTCGAACCACAGCACACAGAACCCGGCGAAGGAGCCGTCCGGCGCGACGACGAGCAGCTCCCGCGTCGGGTCGTAGCCGGACGAGAGCATCACCTTGCGATACATCTCCGCGGTCCATTCCGAGCCGAACCCGGCCGAATGGAGCTCGGCGATCTCGCCCGCCTCGACGATGCCGCCGGCAGGGCGGATCGAGTATCCGGGCTCGAGCTCGATCGGCGGAAGGGGATCGAGCGACGCCCGGGTGAGGACGTATCCGTCGGTGCCCTGGGCCCATCCGAGGTCGCGTACCGCCGCCACCCGTGCCGCGTCGCCCTCGAAGACGTCGATCACCAGCTCGTCCTTGCCGGTCCCGTGGCGCTCGATGGCGGCCCAGGCCTCCGCCTCCGCCTCGCCGAGCAGCTCGCGCTCCCACGCCGGCTCGCGCCTGCCGGGTGCGATCTGCAGCTCGAACGAGGCGAGACGCGGGTACACCATCACCCAGGCGGCGATCTCGCCTCGTCCCTCGTAGATGAACAGGACCTCCTCAGGGTCGAACCAGCGCTGCCCGTTGTACAGACGATGGGCGATGTCGCCCGGATGGAGATAGCCGGCGTGGCCGACCGCCGAGATCGCCGCAGAGTTGAACGCCTGGAGCCGGTAGAGGTCGTCGGGACCTGCGAAGGGCCTCCGGTCCGGCCTCATGCCAGCGCCACCTCGACGGCCAGGACCAGCGAGTCGGCGACCGGAAAGCCGCTCGCCTCGAGCTGGGCGCGGTGGTGAGAGCCACCGTCGTACATCACGCACGACACGCCAACCTCACGGGCGGCGACGGCATCGTCGAGGCTGTCACCGATGACCACGACCCGTCGGGGGGCGAGCCCGAGGCTCTCGATGTGGCCGGCGAGGTGCTCGGCCTTCGTTGCCCCTGCATCGTGCGTGTTGCCGTCGATGCGGACGAAGTAGCCGGACAGACCGTGGCGGGTCACGGCCGGGATCAGCTCCTCGTGCCACCACATCGAGAGGAGTGACTGCGTCGCTCCCGCCTCCCGGACCGCCGACATGGCGATGACGGCATCGGCGGTGAGCGAGACGGCGTGCAACGCCTCCCGGTACGTTCCGTGGAAGAACACGTCGATCTCGCGCCACTCGTCATCGGACACGGGCCGGCCGAGGAGGACGTCGTAGAACCGGCGAACGGGACGCTGGTAGTGGTCCCGATAACCGTCGGCGTCTATCGGTCCTGCCCCGTACCTGGAGATCGACGCGTTCACCGAATCGACGACCACCGCTAGGTCGTCGATGAGGGTCCCGTTCCAGTCCCACACGACGTGGCGCACCGCGCCGAAACTAGTGGCGTCCGGTCGGGCTCAATGCATCCACGGGGCATAGCTCAGGCCGATGAGCAACCCGTCCGGAGACTGCACCCGTGCCACGGTCTGACCCCACGGCTCCTCCCGGGCGCCATGCAGCAGGGTGTGCCCCGCCGCCTCCATCTCGACCGCCCCCTCGGCGACCGCCTCCGGAGAGGCGAGCTCGAACTCGATCGTCCCCTGGGGCTGTGGCCGATCCGACGGCCACTCCTCCCTTCCGAAGCAGGCGACCGCTGCCCCCTCCAGGGTCCAAACACCGAAGTGCCGGATGCCCTCGAGGTCGTCGGTCTGTGGGTAGTCGTCCCCCTGGAGCGGGAGGCCGAGGTCCGCCACGTACAGCCGTCTGGCGGCCCCGAGGTCCTCGACGATCGGTGCGAAGCCTGCGACGAATCGAACGTCCAATGCGCTCCTTTCCTCGACACCCGCCAACGTATCAGCACGATGCGACAGGTTCGGTGTGGGATGGGCGGGGCCGGGACGGTCTACCGTTGGAAGCCATGCGCGAGTATCGAACCGGTGACGAGGTGATCGACAAACAGATCGCAGACCTGGTCGCCGCCGCGGGTGACTCTGTCGATCCCAGGGACCGCGATATCACCGTCGAGATGATCGTGAGCGCCATCCGGCTGCTGCGCGACGGAACGGATCGGGGCGACCTCAAGCTGGTGAACAGCGCCCTCAAGGAGCTCCGTTACTCGTTCCTCGTGTTCTCGCGCTACAAGGACGTCCCCAAGGTGACGATGTACGGATCGGCGCGCACCAGGCCCGACAGCCCGAACTACGAGCTCGCATCCGAGTTCGCCAACCGGATGGCAGACGTCCACCAGTGGATGGTGATCACCGGGGCCGGCCCGGGCATCATGGAGGCGGGCAACCTCGGGGCAGGGAGGGACTACGGCTTCGGCGTGAACATCCGCCTGCCGTTCGAGGCCGATCCCAACCCGTACGTCCACGAGAGCAGGCTCATCAACTTCAAGTACTTCTTCACCCGCAAGCTGATGTTCGTCAAGGAGTCGGACGCCTTCGTGCTCTTCCCCGGCGGCTTCGGCACGCAGGACGAGGCGTTCGAGTTGCTCACCCTGATCCAAACCGGGAAGTCGGACATGCACCCGATCGTGCTGCTCGAGGCCGACGGCACGGCGTATTGGGAGAAGTGGCTCGACTTCATCGCCGCCTTGGAGGGCCAGGGGATGATCTCGCCCCATGACAGGCACTTGTTCACGTTCACCACGAGCGTCGACGAGGCATGCTCCGAGATCCTGCGCTTCTACGGGAACTACCACTCGCAGCGTTTCGTGAATGGCAAGCTGATACTCAGGCTCAAGCACGAGCCGAGCGACGAGCTCGTGGCCCAGGTCAACGCCGAATTCGCCGACATCCTGGCATCTGGGACGATCGAGAAGTCGGGACCGACGGACCGCGAGATCGAAGACGACGACCACGTCGAGCTGCCACGCCTGCGGCTCCACTTCGACCGCAGGAACCTCGGCAGGCTCCGTCTGCTGGTCGATAGGCTGAACCAGGCCGCCGCCGCCCATCAACCCTGATCAGGCCGGTAAAATGATGCGCCTATGCGTGAGATCCTCTCAGATCTGGTGGCAGAGCAGCAGTCGCTCGACCAGTTCCTCCAGCAGATACACGAGCGCGACTGGAAGCTGCGGACCCCGGCACCGGGGTGGACCATCCAGGACACCGTGAGCCATCTGGCGTACACCGAGACATTCGCGGCCCGAGCCATCGAGGAGGGCGAGGCTGCGATCAAGGACGCCGACATCACCGATATCGACGAGTGGACGGCACGGGGCGTGCAGCAGGGCCGAGGCAAGCGCTACCAGGAGACGATCGAGTGGTGGCGCAACGGCCGGGCCGCCGTCGTCGACCTCCTCTCGCGCATGGAGAAGTCCGAGCGCGTCCCGTGGATCCTGGCGCCGGTGAGTGCCAAGGCCTTCGCGACGTTGCGGCTGACGGAGACCTGGGCACATGGGCTCGACATCAAGGCGGCGATGAACGGCCGGCTCCCCGAGCCGGAAGAGGGCGAGGACGACCCGAACGCCGACACGCCCCGTCTCAGGCACGTCGCCTGGCTCGCTCACCGGATGCTCCCCTACTCGTTCGAGAGGACCGGCGTGGAGTTCCCGGACGCCGGCATCAGGGTGGAGCTCATGGGCCCCAAGTACTCGCGGTGGGTCTACGGGCCTGAGGATGCCGAGAACGTCATCAAGGGGATCGCCGGCGACTGGTGTCGCGTGGCGGTCCGGCGACTCGACGCTTCGAAGACAGGGCTCAAGGCCATCGGCGACGCAGCCGAGGTGGCGCTGCGGGTCGTCCAGACCTACTGAGCCGTCGGCTCGGCGACATCCTGCGGCGCAGCAGCAGGGCGACCACTTCCGAAGACCGGCGGCGGGAGCGCCGTGACCGCCCTCCCGACGTCCTAGCGGATGTCCTCGATCTCGAAGCCTGCCTTCAGGAGGAGGCGCAGGAAGGCCGGGGCCGGCTCCTTGAAATTGATCGGCCGGAAGGCGTCTTCGTATCGATGGAAGAACCCCAGCATCGTGGTCACGATGTGCGACAGTGAGATCGTCGCCAAGTCAGAGTGGTCGCTCCGCCCGAATGCGACGAGCCGGGTGCGCACTCGGCCGCCGCCCCGAGCCGAGGCGAGGTGCAACCCCGACCGCTGCAGCCCGACGATCACCTCGGTTACGGCCACGTCGTCGCCGTAGAGCCAGTCGATCCTGTGCAACATTGCAAACAGGGCGGCGTGGTCCCTGATCCCGTCGTTGAGCTGAGCCTGACCCTGCTTGACCTCTCCGATGATGACGTCGACGCAGTCGTCGAGGAGCTCGAGAACCGGATCGTCGATGAGGATGTTCTGCTTGTGCTCGTCGGGCTCGTCGATGTAGAGGGCGCCGGGAAAGCGAACGGCCATCACGTCGATGTCCGTGACCGTCTTGTACCGTCCCTTCTTGTCCCTCGTCTGTACCTCGAACTCCGAGAGCGTGAGATACCCGGTGAGCCGCAGGTAGTTCTCCACGAGGTTGACGGCGATGTCCATGGTCTCCAAGTCTCGACTCGTGGTCGAGCGTAGCCTTCGAAACGACTCAGGCACAGATATCGCGACCTCGACCGACGGTCGATCCGTACCTCTCCCAGCATCTCAGGGCTTCTTACGCGCGCTCGTCGCGGGTAAGACGATTTTGTGGTTTCCCTCTACGGTCGGTCGAGAAAGACTCGATCAATGGTCGAAGGTCGTTCGTGACCTCGTGAGGCGCCGTACCATTGTGCGATCATGGCCGACGCCTCGACTGCAGGTGCTGCCGCTCTCGGGCGCGGCGACTGGTCCGCCGCCCGAGACGCCTTTGGCGACGCCCCATCCTCCCCGGAAACCCTCACCGGTTTGTCGGATGCGCTGTGGTGGATGGGGGAGATCGACGAGGCGCTGGCAGCGCGCCAGCGGGCGTACGCCGCCCACAGGAGGGGCGGCGACCTCGAAGGAGCTGCCGAGGTGGCGACCTGGCTGTCGATCGAGACGGCCCTGGCGGCCGGCGACATGCCGGCGTCGAACGGATGGTTCACCATCGCCGCCGGCCTCGTCGGCGACGGCGCTCCGGGGGCTCGCGGGCGGCTCGAGCTGGCGAGGGCGCTGCGCTCGGAGCGCCCGCAGGCGAAACAGGCGGCCGCCGGTGTCGCGCTGAGCGCGGCCCTCGCCTCCGGCGACCTCGGGCTCGAAGCGAGGGCGCGAGCGGCAGTGGGACATGCGCTCGTGTCACTCGGGCACGTCGCGGACGGCATCGAGCAGCTCGACGCCGCGATGGTGACCGCGGTCACGGTCGACGACCTCCGCGTCGTGGGCGACGTTGCCTGCTCCATCATGTCCTCGGGCGAGCTGCTCGGCACCCTCGACCGGTTCGAGCGGTGGTCGGACGTGATCAACCGGTCGATCGGAAGGCTAGGGCACCCTGCCCTGATGAGCTTCTGCGGAGCATGTTGCGGAGAGCTGTTCGCCATGACCGGCCGTTGGGACGAGGCCGAAGCGGAGCTGACACGGTCGATCGCGGCACTCGAGCAGAGCGGCCACCGGTCCCGCTGCGTCCACCCGGCAGTCAGGCTGGCAGCGCTCGACATCCGTCGAGGAAGGCTCGAGGCCGCAGAGGCTGCCCTGGCACCATATCGCGACCTGCCGGAGGCAGCCTCCCCCCTGGCGGCGCTCCACCTCGCAACCGGGCGGTACGAGGAGGCGAGGAACGTATCGGAGCGCCGCGTCGCCCAACTCGGTACGGCTCATCTTGCCGCCGTCTCGCACCTGTCGACGTTGTGCAAGGCGAGGCTCGCGCTGGGCGATGTCGAAGGGGCGGCTGGGGCGGCTTCGAGCATCTCGGCGATGGCCGACGTCTCGGGTCTCGAGTGGGTCAGAGGGGCGGCGGCATCGTGCCTGGGTCTGGTCGCCGGCGCCGAACGCAGAGACGCCGAAGCGGTCGTCCTCCTCGAACAGGCTTGGCGGTCCTTCGAGGCAGCGGGGTCTACTCATGACGCAGCCACCACGAGGGCGCTCCTCGGTGAAGCGCTCGTCTCGTCGGATGCCTCAGCCGCCGTCGCCCACATGCGGCGAGCCCACGAGGAGCTCGAGCGCCTCGGCGCGGCCAGGGACGCGGACCGATTGGCGGCGCGGCTGCGGTCGCTCGGAGAGCGCAGCGCAACCGGCAGGCGCGGGCTCGGGTTGCTCACGCCACGGGAGCGCCAGGTCCTCGAGCTCGTAGCTCTCGGGTTGCGTAACGCCGCCATCGCAGAGCGCCTGTTCATCAGCGACAAGACCGCCGCCAACCACGTGAGCAACATCCTCACGAAGCTCGGGGTGTCGAGCAGGACGGAGGCGGCGAGAGCGGCCGCCGAGGCGTTGTCCTCCGCCAGGCGCTGATCGGACGAACGGGACAGGAATCGGGTGTTTCTCCTCATGCGCCCGGCGGCGCCGTCGCGCATGCTGTCGACCTCACCGACCACTTGGAGGTGGCACATGTCCGAACAGAGCAAGACGATCGTCAGGGACTTCTTCGATGCGGTCAATCTGCGAGACGCCGATCGCCTCGACGGCCTGGTCGCCCTCGACGTCACGTATCACGGCGCCTCCGTGAACGGGCTCGCCGAACTGAAGCAGCTGATGCGGCACATCGTCGACGGGTTCCCCGACTTCGAGGTCACCATCGAGGAGCTCGTCGCCGAGGGCGACAAGGTGGCCGCCATGTCGATCGAGACCGGAACACATCGCGGAGAGTTCGAGGGAATCCCGCCGACGGGCAAGAGCATCTCGCTTCGCGAGGTCAACCTGTTTCGCATCTCGGAAGGCAGGATCGCGGAGGTCTGGCAGATCTCGGATCAGCTTGCCTTCATGCAGCAGCTCGGGTTGATGCCCTCGGAGGAGGAGCAGGCCGCCGGCTGACCGCCGCGGAGAGGTGCCGGCGCAGACCGCAGCTTTCTGTCACTCTGCGCCGGTACCCTCCATGTCGGTGGCTCTCGAGCGGTTCTCCGAGGCGGCACGGGCGTGGTTCGACGCCTCCTTCGCCGCGCCCACGTCGGCCCAGACGATGGGATGGGAGGCGATCGCCAGGGGGGACCACACCCTCATCCATGCCCCGACCGGAAGCGGCAAGACGTTGGCCGCCTTCCTGTGGGCGATCGATCGCCTGGCGAGTGAACCACCCCCGGAGGAGCGCCGGCGGTGCCGAGTGCTCTACGTGTCCCCCATGAAGGCCCTGGCGTACGACGTCGAGCGCAACCTGAGAGCCCCCCTCACCGGCATCCAGCTCGCCGCCGAGTGGCTCGGCGCGGCGGTGCCGGCAATCACGACCGCGATGCGCACCGGCGACACGCCGCCGGGCGACAGGCAGGCCATGGTCCGCCACCCGCCCGACATCCTGATCACCACACCGGAGTCGCTCTACCTCATGCTCACCTCGCAGGCCAGGGGGATGCT is a window of Acidimicrobiia bacterium DNA encoding:
- a CDS encoding YajQ family cyclic di-GMP-binding protein — encoded protein: MPSFDVVSEVDMQEVRNAVDQAAREIVQRYDFKGTGTSVELKDGEIVLESSAEGRLDAAVDVLKEKLVRRKVSLKSLAGGDVKPAARGRVRTEFTLNEGIAQDAAKELSKAIRDSKLKVQVQIQGDQLRVQGKKRDDLQEVIALLKGLDYRLPLQYTNYRD
- a CDS encoding ester cyclase, translating into MSEQSKTIVRDFFDAVNLRDADRLDGLVALDVTYHGASVNGLAELKQLMRHIVDGFPDFEVTIEELVAEGDKVAAMSIETGTHRGEFEGIPPTGKSISLREVNLFRISEGRIAEVWQISDQLAFMQQLGLMPSEEEQAAG
- a CDS encoding LOG family protein; translated protein: MREYRTGDEVIDKQIADLVAAAGDSVDPRDRDITVEMIVSAIRLLRDGTDRGDLKLVNSALKELRYSFLVFSRYKDVPKVTMYGSARTRPDSPNYELASEFANRMADVHQWMVITGAGPGIMEAGNLGAGRDYGFGVNIRLPFEADPNPYVHESRLINFKYFFTRKLMFVKESDAFVLFPGGFGTQDEAFELLTLIQTGKSDMHPIVLLEADGTAYWEKWLDFIAALEGQGMISPHDRHLFTFTTSVDEACSEILRFYGNYHSQRFVNGKLILRLKHEPSDELVAQVNAEFADILASGTIEKSGPTDREIEDDDHVELPRLRLHFDRRNLGRLRLLVDRLNQAAAAHQP
- a CDS encoding VOC family protein; this encodes MDVRFVAGFAPIVEDLGAARRLYVADLGLPLQGDDYPQTDDLEGIRHFGVWTLEGAAVACFGREEWPSDRPQPQGTIEFELASPEAVAEGAVEMEAAGHTLLHGAREEPWGQTVARVQSPDGLLIGLSYAPWMH
- a CDS encoding GNAT family N-acetyltransferase, whose product is MRPDRRPFAGPDDLYRLQAFNSAAISAVGHAGYLHPGDIAHRLYNGQRWFDPEEVLFIYEGRGEIAAWVMVYPRLASFELQIAPGRREPAWERELLGEAEAEAWAAIERHGTGKDELVIDVFEGDAARVAAVRDLGWAQGTDGYVLTRASLDPLPPIELEPGYSIRPAGGIVEAGEIAELHSAGFGSEWTAEMYRKVMLSSGYDPTRELLVVAPDGSFAGFCVLWFDRATGLGLFEPLATHPDHRRIGVGRALLAAGMHEMKDARLDTATVMYEEANPGSSALYRSLGFMPTWRILDWHKARD
- a CDS encoding maleylpyruvate isomerase family mycothiol-dependent enzyme gives rise to the protein MREILSDLVAEQQSLDQFLQQIHERDWKLRTPAPGWTIQDTVSHLAYTETFAARAIEEGEAAIKDADITDIDEWTARGVQQGRGKRYQETIEWWRNGRAAVVDLLSRMEKSERVPWILAPVSAKAFATLRLTETWAHGLDIKAAMNGRLPEPEEGEDDPNADTPRLRHVAWLAHRMLPYSFERTGVEFPDAGIRVELMGPKYSRWVYGPEDAENVIKGIAGDWCRVAVRRLDASKTGLKAIGDAAEVALRVVQTY
- a CDS encoding AAA family ATPase — protein: MPETVKFEDPTGEGRTIELEATELADALPDRALRIEHIPEPDPYYVDLGMLYRLAQLEEVRRSHFDDTPLHLALRGHMGTGKDHDLEQFAALLKMPHYRIPLTGEVRDITLIGSVKLYGDGKGGTESRWEDGDITRALRGPALINLSELNAAGAETLFALHGLLDRHQALELPTGEMIKLRPEVRIFGTLNPTDLRDYAGTQTLNKAFADRWVIWEKGFPTEEQLLVMLQRRHPELLNQYAELISRLAGEVNASFTSADARTRVETPMSLRTVLDRVPAGLRMFGEAGDPLRRAWEEFVLPHVDAFDRDHYETVWAAVVRTGPKAKPFG
- a CDS encoding LuxR C-terminal-related transcriptional regulator; the encoded protein is MADASTAGAAALGRGDWSAARDAFGDAPSSPETLTGLSDALWWMGEIDEALAARQRAYAAHRRGGDLEGAAEVATWLSIETALAAGDMPASNGWFTIAAGLVGDGAPGARGRLELARALRSERPQAKQAAAGVALSAALASGDLGLEARARAAVGHALVSLGHVADGIEQLDAAMVTAVTVDDLRVVGDVACSIMSSGELLGTLDRFERWSDVINRSIGRLGHPALMSFCGACCGELFAMTGRWDEAEAELTRSIAALEQSGHRSRCVHPAVRLAALDIRRGRLEAAEAALAPYRDLPEAASPLAALHLATGRYEEARNVSERRVAQLGTAHLAAVSHLSTLCKARLALGDVEGAAGAASSISAMADVSGLEWVRGAAASCLGLVAGAERRDAEAVVLLEQAWRSFEAAGSTHDAATTRALLGEALVSSDASAAVAHMRRAHEELERLGAARDADRLAARLRSLGERSATGRRGLGLLTPRERQVLELVALGLRNAAIAERLFISDKTAANHVSNILTKLGVSSRTEAARAAAEALSSARR
- a CDS encoding HAD hydrolase-like protein, which encodes MRHVVWDWNGTLIDDLAVVVDSVNASISRYGAGPIDADGYRDHYQRPVRRFYDVLLGRPVSDDEWREIDVFFHGTYREALHAVSLTADAVIAMSAVREAGATQSLLSMWWHEELIPAVTRHGLSGYFVRIDGNTHDAGATKAEHLAGHIESLGLAPRRVVVIGDSLDDAVAAREVGVSCVMYDGGSHHRAQLEASGFPVADSLVLAVEVALA
- a CDS encoding N-acetyltransferase, with amino-acid sequence MTVTIRPERQGDEPAIRHVHAEAFRSREAPADEPPEVGLVDGLRRSAAWIPELSMVAVVDDAVVGHVVTTRAHVEGDPALVLGPIGVLPSHQGAGVGSALMEATIEVADHIGEPLIVLLGSTDYYPRFGFVPAAAIGIIAPHPEWGDNLQALPLHAYHPFAGPVRFPPPFDEL
- the arfB gene encoding alternative ribosome rescue aminoacyl-tRNA hydrolase ArfB, which translates into the protein MDDLRVAPGITIAADELMWRFGPTGGPGGQHANRSNTRAELGYDVAGSAALTETERARVVESLGDRLVDGVVWVSADESRSQWRNRQAARRRLAGLLFDAIRPPAAPRMRTEPSRAAKRRRIERKRRRGDLKRSRRPPETDE